In a genomic window of Aggregatimonas sangjinii:
- a CDS encoding ABC transporter permease codes for MFNNYLKIAWRNLTKNKVYFVINILGLSMALTASFLMLLWVYDEYTIDKFHANDERLFQVKRTIPLENGVIDVYETVPYQLLKTGKEQLPEIEKYITLGRSFEDNLKVENVDYRAAGTFTNADFFEGFSFPIILGDITQLDKKPEALAISETLARKIWGAEWKKKAIGSPVEIMDNGNFTVEAIFEDFPNNSSIQNDFYYSFNGYLAKNDWMLEWENGGMQGAFLLQEAADSDQVADKIQQLFQSNIEGEQKEGSFLQQFSDSYLYGKYDERAQVSGGRIEYVRIFAIAAIFLLLISCINFINLSTAYATKRATEIGVRKVNGANKKTLVRQFLTETGIVTSISFAIAFVLVLVLLPSVNEFVGKTMEIGFYRPGIWLTILAVFSITTLLSGMYPAYVISSFTTVDALKGKTQEKKNTISFRKGLVVLQFGLAVVMIVAAIIVKLQVDYINQKDLGIAKDHIVSMHQDQKLTEKYEVLRNELLSSNTIEDVTLAGPFPLDMGASTSGVNWAGKTLDEQNIEFSLLWTAHNFPKTFDIPLSKGRYYPEGSADTLNIVVNEKAVETMGLTDPIGKTVEVWGSQRQIIGVLKDFHNRSLYEAIQPSIFFLDPNDAGTMFVKLKASKTEEALVHITTAFAKVLPDVPLHLDFVDAEYAAKYKSETLTGSLTYYFAFISILISCLGLFGLATFMAKQRTKEIGIRKVLGASVQSITTLISLDFLKLVGLAIVIASPLAYYLMNEWLQGFAYTVSISWWVFAITALLTVVIAFITIGFQSIKAAMVNPVKSLRTE; via the coding sequence ATGTTCAACAACTATCTGAAAATCGCTTGGCGAAACCTGACCAAAAACAAGGTTTATTTCGTAATCAATATCCTCGGACTTTCCATGGCCCTGACCGCATCTTTTCTGATGCTCCTCTGGGTTTATGACGAGTACACCATTGATAAGTTTCATGCCAACGACGAACGGTTGTTTCAAGTAAAACGCACCATACCTCTTGAAAATGGGGTGATAGACGTGTATGAAACCGTTCCCTATCAACTGCTGAAAACCGGGAAAGAACAACTGCCGGAGATTGAAAAGTACATTACCCTTGGCAGGAGTTTCGAAGACAACCTAAAGGTCGAAAACGTAGACTATAGGGCAGCAGGTACCTTTACCAATGCAGACTTTTTTGAAGGCTTTTCGTTTCCGATCATCTTGGGCGATATCACCCAACTAGACAAGAAACCGGAGGCATTAGCCATTTCAGAAACGCTGGCACGTAAAATATGGGGTGCCGAATGGAAGAAAAAAGCCATTGGCAGTCCTGTTGAGATCATGGATAATGGAAACTTCACAGTGGAGGCCATTTTTGAGGATTTCCCGAATAATTCATCCATTCAAAATGATTTCTATTATAGTTTCAATGGCTATTTGGCGAAGAACGATTGGATGCTGGAATGGGAAAATGGGGGAATGCAAGGTGCCTTTCTTTTGCAGGAGGCGGCCGATTCCGATCAAGTTGCGGACAAAATTCAACAGCTTTTTCAATCTAATATCGAAGGGGAACAGAAGGAAGGCAGTTTTTTACAGCAGTTTTCCGATAGCTACCTATATGGTAAATATGACGAAAGAGCGCAGGTTAGCGGGGGCCGCATTGAATACGTTAGGATATTCGCCATTGCCGCTATTTTTCTTTTGCTGATCTCATGTATTAATTTTATCAATCTATCAACAGCTTATGCCACTAAAAGGGCGACCGAAATCGGTGTTCGAAAAGTGAACGGAGCTAATAAAAAAACGCTCGTGCGTCAATTTTTGACTGAAACTGGAATCGTAACGTCCATATCCTTCGCTATTGCCTTCGTTTTGGTCTTGGTACTACTGCCCAGTGTTAATGAATTTGTAGGGAAAACTATGGAAATCGGCTTCTATCGACCAGGTATCTGGCTTACGATCCTAGCGGTTTTTTCGATAACCACTTTACTCTCAGGAATGTACCCGGCCTATGTAATCTCATCTTTTACCACGGTGGATGCCCTCAAAGGCAAAACACAGGAGAAAAAGAATACGATATCCTTCCGAAAGGGGCTGGTCGTATTGCAATTCGGACTCGCGGTTGTGATGATCGTGGCGGCCATCATCGTAAAATTACAGGTAGACTACATCAACCAAAAAGATCTTGGTATTGCAAAAGACCACATCGTTTCGATGCACCAAGATCAAAAGCTGACGGAAAAGTACGAGGTGCTGCGAAATGAATTGCTAAGCTCGAATACCATAGAAGACGTCACCCTGGCAGGACCTTTTCCCTTGGATATGGGGGCCTCTACCAGTGGGGTCAACTGGGCAGGTAAGACACTCGATGAGCAGAACATTGAATTCTCCCTTTTATGGACGGCCCATAACTTTCCGAAAACCTTCGATATTCCCCTGAGCAAGGGTAGGTACTATCCCGAAGGCAGTGCCGATACCTTGAATATCGTCGTCAACGAAAAGGCGGTCGAAACCATGGGGCTAACAGATCCCATAGGAAAAACAGTCGAGGTTTGGGGTAGCCAACGACAAATCATAGGGGTGCTGAAAGACTTTCACAACCGATCACTCTACGAAGCCATACAACCTTCCATTTTCTTTCTAGACCCCAATGACGCGGGCACCATGTTCGTAAAATTAAAAGCTTCGAAGACCGAGGAGGCCTTGGTGCACATTACTACGGCATTTGCAAAAGTATTGCCCGATGTCCCGCTTCACCTCGATTTTGTCGATGCGGAATATGCAGCGAAATACAAAAGTGAAACGCTAACTGGCTCCCTCACCTATTATTTTGCCTTTATCTCTATTCTTATTTCCTGTTTGGGGCTTTTCGGCCTGGCTACCTTCATGGCAAAACAGCGGACCAAGGAAATTGGAATTCGAAAAGTGTTGGGAGCAAGTGTGCAAAGCATTACGACTCTAATTTCATTGGATTTTTTAAAACTGGTAGGTCTGGCGATAGTCATCGCATCGCCTTTGGCATACTATCTAATGAATGAATGGCTGCAAGGTTTTGCCTATACCGTATCGATATCTTGGTGGGTGTTCGCCATAACAGCACTTTTAACAGTAGTCATCGCATTCATTACAATCGGCTTTCAATCGATCAAGGCGGCTATGGTCAACCCTGTGAAAAGTTTGCGCACAGAATAA
- a CDS encoding efflux RND transporter periplasmic adaptor subunit, whose amino-acid sequence MDIKLEKKKGLRPKHYGYIALGLLLLFTAYQLIFASSVATFRTEKDKLSVAEVTQGKFDDYITINGNVAPIATIYMDAYEGGRVEEKLIEEGAMVKKGDIILKLENINLYEQILQSESGLALKQNDLRQTKLNFDSRQVEGRRSLATAGTELQRLKRNFEQNQALFEEELISREAYQLSKENYELSQKQYDIVKVQTENDNELRETSLPVLEADLNRMQKTLGMVYQRLDHLNVRAPADGQLGFLDAEIGQNLTQGQRIGQINVLTDYKIEATIDEHYIDRIIRDLTAVLERNGNEFPLRLRKVYPEVRNGKFKVDLVFTDKKPETIRSGQSYNIKLQLGESSEALLLPKGSFFQSTGGQWIFVVGPDGDEALKRNIRIGKQNSRYYEVLEGLQAGEKVITSNYDSFGEAEKIVLK is encoded by the coding sequence ATGGATATAAAATTAGAAAAGAAAAAGGGATTACGACCTAAACATTATGGCTACATCGCGTTGGGGTTGCTGTTGCTATTCACGGCATATCAGCTCATCTTTGCCTCTTCGGTAGCCACCTTCCGTACGGAGAAGGATAAGCTATCGGTAGCCGAGGTAACCCAGGGGAAATTCGACGATTACATTACCATAAACGGGAATGTCGCCCCTATCGCTACCATTTATATGGATGCCTATGAAGGCGGTCGCGTAGAGGAAAAATTGATTGAAGAAGGCGCGATGGTCAAAAAAGGCGACATCATTCTTAAGCTCGAAAACATCAACCTCTACGAGCAGATTTTACAGAGTGAAAGTGGCTTAGCATTGAAACAGAATGATTTGCGGCAGACCAAATTGAATTTCGATTCCAGGCAGGTAGAGGGTAGAAGGTCACTGGCAACCGCAGGGACTGAACTTCAGAGACTAAAAAGAAATTTTGAACAGAATCAGGCGCTGTTCGAAGAAGAACTGATCTCAAGGGAAGCCTATCAGCTTTCGAAGGAAAACTATGAGCTATCGCAAAAACAATATGACATTGTAAAGGTACAGACCGAAAATGATAACGAATTGCGGGAAACCTCTCTACCGGTTTTGGAGGCTGATTTGAATCGTATGCAAAAAACCTTGGGAATGGTCTATCAACGTTTAGATCACCTAAATGTTCGGGCTCCTGCCGATGGCCAACTAGGCTTTTTAGATGCTGAAATCGGGCAAAATCTGACCCAAGGCCAAAGAATAGGTCAGATTAATGTACTCACCGATTACAAGATCGAAGCGACCATCGATGAACATTACATTGATCGTATCATACGCGATCTGACTGCGGTACTCGAACGAAACGGCAATGAATTTCCTCTACGTTTGCGCAAGGTGTACCCAGAGGTGCGTAACGGTAAATTCAAGGTAGACCTTGTCTTTACTGATAAAAAACCGGAAACCATACGGTCGGGCCAAAGCTACAACATCAAATTACAGCTGGGGGAATCGTCGGAGGCATTGCTCTTGCCCAAGGGAAGCTTCTTTCAGAGCACAGGCGGCCAATGGATTTTTGTCGTGGGTCCCGACGGTGACGAAGCTTTAAAACGAAACATCAGGATAGGAAAGCAGAATTCACGCTACTACGAGGTTTTAGAGGGTTTGCAGGCCGGTGAAAAGGTAATTACAAGCAATTATGACAGCTTTGGCGAAGCGGAGAAGATAGTATTGAAATGA
- a CDS encoding ABC transporter ATP-binding protein — MIQIQNLKKSFRTEEVETLALNNVNLKVEDGEFTAIMGPSGCGKSTLLNIIGMLDNPTEGSYQFAGNEVGGLKERQRTELRKGNLGFVFQSFNLIDELTVFENVELPLIYLKESKSSRREKVMKVLERMKIAHREKHFPHQLSGGQQQRVAIARAVVTNPKLILADEPTGNLDSKNGLEVMNLLTELNQEGTTIVMVTHSDHDSHFAHRIVNLFDGQIVTESHNRAIGANA; from the coding sequence ATGATACAAATCCAAAATTTAAAAAAGAGCTTCCGGACCGAGGAAGTCGAAACCTTGGCCTTGAACAACGTAAATCTAAAAGTAGAGGATGGTGAATTTACTGCCATCATGGGCCCTTCGGGTTGTGGGAAATCTACCTTATTGAACATCATCGGCATGCTTGACAACCCCACCGAGGGCAGCTACCAATTCGCAGGGAACGAGGTAGGGGGTCTCAAGGAACGGCAGCGTACGGAACTTCGCAAAGGAAATTTGGGCTTCGTTTTTCAAAGCTTCAACCTGATCGATGAACTAACCGTCTTCGAAAATGTTGAACTGCCGTTGATCTATCTTAAGGAAAGTAAAAGTAGCCGTAGGGAAAAGGTAATGAAAGTTCTGGAGCGCATGAAAATCGCTCACAGGGAAAAGCACTTTCCGCATCAATTATCGGGCGGACAACAACAGCGCGTTGCCATTGCTAGGGCCGTAGTGACCAATCCGAAGTTAATCCTGGCGGATGAGCCCACGGGAAATTTGGACTCTAAAAACGGCTTGGAAGTGATGAACCTCTTGACCGAATTGAACCAAGAAGGTACGACTATAGTCATGGTAACGCACTCGGACCATGATTCCCATTTTGCTCATCGCATCGTAAATCTATTTGACGGCCAAATCGTAACGGAAAGCCATAATCGGGCTATCGGGGCAAACGCGTAA